In one window of Candidatus Thermoplasmatota archaeon DNA:
- a CDS encoding metal-dependent transcriptional regulator, translating to MMRREKDYLEAIYNITKEKDYARTTDIAYYLKIKPASATEMLQKLASRGFIDYKKYEGATLTKDGYKIGKAVSERHSAILKLLKMLQVPE from the coding sequence ATGATGAGAAGAGAGAAGGATTACTTAGAAGCAATTTACAATATAACTAAAGAGAAAGATTATGCGAGAACAACAGATATAGCCTATTATCTTAAAATAAAGCCGGCGAGTGCTACTGAAATGCTTCAAAAGCTGGCTTCTAGGGGCTTCATAGATTACAAAAAGTATGAAGGAGCAACTCTTACAAAGGATGGGTATAAGATTGGCAAAGCCGTTAGTGAAAGACATTCCGCCATTTTGAAACTCCTTAAAATGTTGCAGGTTCCAGAGTGA